A single Brachybacterium sillae DNA region contains:
- a CDS encoding transposase — MGRPPSIPAEKKSRIVLSVLAGEMSIAEAARKEKVSEQSIGRWKAEFLEAGKTALVAGRSGPSSREEQLEAEVAELTQALGEAHLEARVWKKSAEGRLGPSRTSR, encoded by the coding sequence ATGGGTAGACCACCCTCGATTCCGGCGGAGAAGAAGTCCCGGATAGTGCTGAGCGTGCTGGCCGGCGAGATGTCCATCGCCGAAGCGGCACGCAAGGAGAAAGTCAGTGAGCAGTCCATCGGACGGTGGAAGGCCGAGTTCCTGGAAGCCGGCAAGACCGCCCTGGTGGCCGGCAGGTCCGGACCATCCTCCCGAGAGGAACAGCTGGAGGCCGAGGTCGCCGAGCTGACCCAGGCCTTGGGCGAGGCACACCTGGAAGCCAGGGTGTGGAAGAAGTCCGCGGAGGGCCGGCTGGGCCCTTCGAGGACCTCGAGGTGA
- a CDS encoding integrase core domain-containing protein, whose product MALADYEAMFGHPLVEACPVDPETGELLPVVTIVTDNGGPFRSFRFESFIAAHPELHHVRTRVKTPGQNGSRERGFGTLKYERLYLDEIDDAIVLAERAEDYRIEYNELRPHEAISWNRPKEVHLGLTDPTTPTFKTKEILPTT is encoded by the coding sequence TTGGCCCTGGCCGACTACGAGGCCATGTTCGGTCACCCGCTGGTCGAGGCCTGCCCGGTCGATCCCGAGACCGGTGAGCTGTTGCCCGTGGTGACCATCGTGACGGACAACGGCGGGCCGTTCCGGTCCTTCCGCTTCGAGTCCTTCATCGCCGCCCACCCCGAGCTACACCACGTGCGCACCCGAGTGAAGACCCCGGGGCAGAACGGGTCCCGTGAACGCGGCTTCGGCACGCTGAAGTACGAACGGCTCTACCTGGACGAGATTGACGACGCGATCGTGCTCGCCGAGCGGGCCGAGGACTACCGGATCGAGTACAACGAGCTCCGGCCCCACGAGGCCATCTCATGGAACCGGCCCAAGGAGGTGCACCTGGGCCTGACCGACCCCACCACCCCGACATTCAAAACCAAGGAAATCCTGCCAACTACTTGA
- a CDS encoding IS3 family transposase (programmed frameshift): MAAPRKYSEELRDRATRMAMDARKDPATATGAIKRIADQLGIHPEALRTWVRQAEIDGGVRPGTTTDDATRIAQLEREVRELRRANEILKTSAAFFAGRGARPQDQVAREVPTEVVVEYIDTHRDRVVEGRRLGVEPICAVLKDAGVQIAPSTYYAAKNRLPSARAVRDAELIEEIKTVHTDNLGVYGARKVHAELVRKGIAVARCTVERLMRAHGLRGIAREKTRRTTLSEGAETPRPADLVERRFVAEAPNQLWVADLTYIRTYSGWVYAAFVLDVFSRMIVGWQVSTSLRTDLALDALDMGLWARRRAGQDVTGLVHHSDRGVQYRAVRYTERLAEAEAVASVGSRGDSYDNAMAEALNSLFKAECVRNPVMRQGGWKSISDVEIAVAEYVDWYNHRRLHGELGHVPPAEYEATYWATHYPDNRALIEAGTN; this comes from the exons ATGGCAGCACCGCGGAAGTACAGCGAGGAGTTGAGGGACCGCGCGACGCGGATGGCGATGGACGCGCGGAAGGACCCTGCGACGGCCACGGGAGCGATCAAGCGGATCGCCGATCAGCTTGGGATTCATCCCGAGGCGTTGCGGACCTGGGTCCGCCAGGCCGAGATCGATGGTGGGGTCCGGCCCGGCACGACGACGGATGACGCGACGCGGATCGCCCAGCTCGAGCGCGAGGTCCGCGAGCTGCGGCGGGCGAACGAGATCCTGAAGACGTCCGCGGCTTTTTTCGCGG GCCGCGGAGCTCGACCGCAAGATCAAGTAGCCCGCGAAGTGCCGACCGAGGTGGTGGTCGAGTACATCGACACCCACCGCGATCGGGTCGTTGAGGGTCGCCGGCTCGGGGTCGAGCCGATCTGCGCCGTGCTCAAGGACGCCGGCGTGCAGATCGCCCCGAGCACCTACTACGCCGCGAAGAACCGTCTCCCGTCGGCGCGCGCCGTGCGGGACGCTGAGCTGATCGAGGAGATCAAGACCGTGCACACCGACAACCTGGGCGTCTACGGGGCTCGGAAGGTCCACGCCGAGCTGGTCCGCAAGGGCATCGCCGTGGCCCGGTGCACCGTTGAGCGGCTCATGCGCGCTCACGGGTTGCGCGGGATCGCGCGGGAGAAGACCCGCCGCACCACCCTGAGCGAGGGCGCCGAGACGCCACGGCCGGCCGACTTGGTCGAGCGGCGGTTCGTCGCCGAGGCACCGAACCAGCTGTGGGTGGCGGATCTGACCTACATCCGCACCTACTCCGGGTGGGTCTACGCCGCGTTCGTCCTGGACGTCTTCTCCCGGATGATCGTCGGCTGGCAAGTCTCGACCTCGCTGCGCACCGACCTGGCCCTGGACGCCCTGGACATGGGTCTGTGGGCCAGGCGCCGCGCCGGGCAGGACGTCACCGGTCTGGTCCACCACTCCGACAGGGGCGTGCAATACCGCGCGGTTCGCTACACCGAGCGGCTCGCCGAGGCCGAGGCTGTCGCCTCGGTGGGGTCCCGCGGCGATTCGTATGACAACGCGATGGCGGAGGCGCTGAACTCGCTGTTCAAGGCCGAGTGCGTGCGCAACCCGGTCATGCGTCAGGGCGGCTGGAAGTCCATCAGCGACGTCGAGATCGCCGTCGCTGAGTACGTCGACTGGTACAACCACCGGCGCCTGCACGGCGAGCTCGGCCACGTCCCGCCCGCCGAGTACGAGGCCACCTACTGGGCCACCCACTACCCTGACAACCGCGCCCTCATCGAGGCCGGAACCAACTAA
- a CDS encoding IS3 family transposase produces MPERTWRRWQAKARTGTAVKGPWPQPARQAARELVVKHALAHPAWGHRKIWAMVRHDGHVVSEATVLRILRDEGLILPAQYQRERRKLAERRKAGVRHRALRPEPSLAAGLQRVRDHHRRDLAAGRVPGLLVQVRAPLPRFAHREPARRDRRDRVGPGRLRGHVRSPAGRGLPGRSRDR; encoded by the coding sequence ATGCCCGAGCGGACCTGGCGCCGCTGGCAGGCCAAGGCCCGCACCGGGACGGCGGTGAAGGGACCGTGGCCGCAACCGGCACGGCAGGCCGCCAGGGAACTGGTGGTCAAGCACGCGCTGGCCCATCCGGCGTGGGGGCATCGGAAGATCTGGGCAATGGTCCGCCACGACGGGCATGTGGTTTCCGAGGCGACCGTGCTGCGGATCCTGCGCGACGAGGGGCTGATTCTGCCCGCGCAGTACCAACGGGAGCGACGGAAGCTGGCCGAGCGGCGCAAGGCCGGGGTTCGCCACCGAGCCCTCAGGCCCGAACCAAGTCTGGCAGCTGGACTTCAGCGAGTTCGAGACCACCACCGGAGGGACCTGGCGGCTGGCCGGGTGCCGGGACTACTGGTCCAAGTACGAGCACCCCTTCCACGTTTCGCCCACCGGGAACCAGCACGACGCGATCGACGCGATCGAGTTGGCCCTGGCCGACTACGAGGCCATGTTCGGTCACCCGCTGGTCGAGGCCTGCCCGGTCGATCCCGAGACCGGTGA
- a CDS encoding helix-turn-helix domain-containing protein — MLVETLRQWLLQWGNRPGIAQALTVHPQTVSGRLHRLRDLLADDLEGAVVRAELLVLLTAEGVA; from the coding sequence GTGCTCGTCGAGACGCTCCGCCAGTGGTTGCTCCAGTGGGGCAACCGGCCGGGGATCGCCCAGGCCCTCACGGTTCACCCGCAGACCGTGAGCGGTCGTCTGCACCGGTTACGTGACCTGCTCGCCGACGATCTTGAGGGCGCCGTCGTCAGGGCCGAGCTGCTCGTGCTGCTCACGGCCGAAGGGGTCGCCTGA